GGAAGCTGAACAAAAAAATGAAAGGTCCGATACTTTGTTTTATAGGACCTCCCGGCGTAGGAAAAACTTCCCTCGGAAAATCTATAGCAAAAGCTATGAACAGGAAATTCGTAAGAATATCTTTGGGCGGCGTACATGACGAAGCCGAAATAAGAGGACACAGAAGAACTTACGTTGGAGCGCTTCCAGGAAGAATAATTCAGGGAATCAAACAGGCGGGAACTAATAATCCCGTATTTATGATAGACGAAATAGACAAAGTCGGCACTGATTTTAGAGGCGACCCTTCTTCTGCTCTTTTAGAAGTATTGGATCCGGAACAGAATTCCAGTTTCTCAGATCACTATTTAAACGTACCCTTCGACTTATCTAATGTCATGTTTGTAGCAACCGCCAACGTTGCCGACACTATACCTTCTCCTTTAAGGGACAGGATGGAAATTATAAATCTTTCGGGTTATACCCAGGAAGAAAAGGAAAAGATAGCGGAAAAATACCTTATACCGAGGCAGATTAAGGAAAACGGTTTAAAAAATGAATATATCGAAATTAAACAGAGCGCCTTAAGAACTATTATTGCAGGGTACACGCGAGAGGCAGGTTTAAGAAATTTAGAAAGAGAGATAGGAACTGTATGCCGTAAAGTCGCGAGAAACATCGCCGAGAATAAAATAAAAAAATATATTATAACGGATAAAAACATACACAAATATCTTGGCGTAATTAAAATTTTACCGGACGAAGAAAGGCAAAAAGACGAAATAGGAGTAGCTACGGGACTCGCTTGGACTCCTTACGGCGGCGAAGTGCTTTACATTGAAACGATATTGGTTAAAGGAAAAGGTGGGGTTTCGCTTACGGGACAGCTCGGCGACGTCATGAAAGAATCGGCGCATGCAGCTGTCAGCTACGCAAGGTCTAAAGCCGACGAGTTAGGCATTAAAACCGATACTTTCGAAAAACACGATATACATATCCACATACCTGAAGGGGCTATCCCTAAAGACGGTCCATCTGCCGGAATTACTATGGCGACCTCTTTAATTTCTGCGGTACTTAAAAAACCCGTTAGAAAAGATATCGCTATGACCGGCGAAATTACGCTTAGAGGCAACGTTCTGCCTATAGGCGGATTAAAAGAAAAGTCGTTGGCGGCTTTGAGGGCTGGAATAAAAACAATTCTTATACCCGAAAGAAATAAAAAAGATTTGGAAGATATTTCCCCGTTAGTTAAGAAAAATCTTAAATTTATTCCCGTTAAACATATGGACGAAGTAGTGAAATACGCTATAATCGGCGTAGATTCTAAGGAAACTTCAACAAATACTTACAAGAAAAAGGGTGATAGAAAAAGAAAAGTTTAACGAGTCGGAATTAATAAAATACATAGAAAAAGCCGGCTTAGAAACTCAAGACTTTAATAAAAATTTAATAGTAGAATCTATCGGGGATGACTGCGCCGTTATAGAAGATAAAAATAAAATTCTTCTAAGCTCCGACAATATTACGGAAAACGTTCATTTTAGTTTTGATTTGTATGATTTTCGAGAAATAGGCAAAAAATCTTTTCTCGTAAATCTTAGCGATATAGCGGCTATGGGCGGAATTCCCCGATTGTTTCTTATGTCCCTTTTTATTCCTCCATACTTATGCACGTCCGATATTAAATCCCTTATTAAAGGCGTTATAGAAGAAGCAAAAAAATATGAGGTATCCCTTATAGGCGGAAATATTTCTTCTGCATCCGAACTTTCGGTGTCTATAACTATTATAGGAGACTGCGAAAGCGCAGGCATTAAAAGATTCGGCTCAAAAAAGGGGGATGCGGTCTATGTATCCGGAGAAATCGGAAACTCATGGATGGCTTTTTATCTTAATTCCAATAAAGATTATATATTTAAAAACAAAACAAGGCTTAAATCATCAGATAAAAAATTAATAACGGATTTTATAAAAAAATATAAACTGCCTAAACCAAGAATAAACTTAGGCAGAAAATTATTTACAAAAAATCTTGCCGGCTCTTTAACGGATATAAGCGACGGTATCTACAAAGATATTTTTAACGTCGCGGGGGAAGGATGCGGATGCCGTATAAACGTCGAAGATATACCGGTAAACGACGGGCTAAAAAAAATTGCCGATATTTTGAATATAGAAAACTATTTCGACGATATAATTTCTTTCGGCGAAGATTATGAACTTTTATGGACTTTCGACAGGGAATATACCCACAGCGAGCTTATGGAAATTAAAGACTCATGCGGAATCAATATAAAAAAAATCGGCTTTATAGACGAAAACTCCGCAAAACTTACCCTTATAAAAGGCGGTAAAGTTTTTATGCCTGAAAATCATACTTTTAGACATCTAGAATAATTAAGCAGTAATTAAATAATATCGGCAAAATTAAATTTAACATAATTATAAGATCCATCAAAACTTACAACAAGACTAATATATAAATATAACCGCATAAAATATGGATTTATTACTTTTTTTATTTTTATTCATTTTATTTCTGGTCGTATCTTCGGTTTTTTCAATTTCGGAGTCGTCGATATTTTCTCTTAATCAAACAGATATAGACGAATTAAATTTAAGAAAAAAAAACAAAGTTATATTTTTAATAAGAAACTCGTCTATCTTTTTGGTAATAATTCTTATCGGAAATATGACGGCAAACGTTATAACCGCAAGCATAGGGTCTATAATTTTAAATATTTATTTTAAAAATATTCCCGTAATTTATTCGATTATTTTTATATCGCTCATACTGATTATTATCGCCGAAATAATTCCAAAAATAGTAGCGTTA
The window above is part of the Candidatus Acidulodesulfobacterium acidiphilum genome. Proteins encoded here:
- the lon gene encoding endopeptidase La — its product is MGRGESIEQHELPDEIQLPEVLPLLPVRDIVLFPFMIIPLFVGREASIKAVDEALSKDRLILLSAQKDIIVEEPSQNDIYDIGVVAMIMKMLKLPDGRVKILVQGLLKAKIETFVQIKPFYLVKASKIKEETVTEITPAVDALMRNVKEQLEKYVSLGRLPSQDILIILENITNPGRLADIVASNMGLKIEESQKILEDTNQIERLKKVNDILAREIEILSMQAKIQSQAKEEMTKTQRDYFLREQLRQIKQELGETDEKSQEINELQDKIKAAKMPAEVLKEAEKQLARLESMHQDAAEASTIKTYLEWLCDIPWSKKTKDNLDIKTAREILDEDHYDLEKIKDRILEYLSVRKLNKKMKGPILCFIGPPGVGKTSLGKSIAKAMNRKFVRISLGGVHDEAEIRGHRRTYVGALPGRIIQGIKQAGTNNPVFMIDEIDKVGTDFRGDPSSALLEVLDPEQNSSFSDHYLNVPFDLSNVMFVATANVADTIPSPLRDRMEIINLSGYTQEEKEKIAEKYLIPRQIKENGLKNEYIEIKQSALRTIIAGYTREAGLRNLEREIGTVCRKVARNIAENKIKKYIITDKNIHKYLGVIKILPDEERQKDEIGVATGLAWTPYGGEVLYIETILVKGKGGVSLTGQLGDVMKESAHAAVSYARSKADELGIKTDTFEKHDIHIHIPEGAIPKDGPSAGITMATSLISAVLKKPVRKDIAMTGEITLRGNVLPIGGLKEKSLAALRAGIKTILIPERNKKDLEDISPLVKKNLKFIPVKHMDEVVKYAIIGVDSKETSTNTYKKKGDRKRKV
- the thiL gene encoding thiamine-phosphate kinase — protein: MLRKLQQILTRKRVIEKEKFNESELIKYIEKAGLETQDFNKNLIVESIGDDCAVIEDKNKILLSSDNITENVHFSFDLYDFREIGKKSFLVNLSDIAAMGGIPRLFLMSLFIPPYLCTSDIKSLIKGVIEEAKKYEVSLIGGNISSASELSVSITIIGDCESAGIKRFGSKKGDAVYVSGEIGNSWMAFYLNSNKDYIFKNKTRLKSSDKKLITDFIKKYKLPKPRINLGRKLFTKNLAGSLTDISDGIYKDIFNVAGEGCGCRINVEDIPVNDGLKKIADILNIENYFDDIISFGEDYELLWTFDREYTHSELMEIKDSCGINIKKIGFIDENSAKLTLIKGGKVFMPENHTFRHLE